A single genomic interval of Stieleria maiorica harbors:
- a CDS encoding DoxX family protein, translated as MLVLLRLSIGWHFHSEGSEKYRQGDWDAAPFFANAKGPLADEFRKTVWDYDGTVRRDPEFTRWWLEMYRDRAADYYTFGDKERAIANEALEALLKNHQAVLDEYADDLEEYDLGRARIEALKTQDDRVGVESLAGQIETVQKENDAKLKPALAALDELWAGYEGTINSLAAPNQRQLSPPLELVKPRTAMVDTSVINRFVPYFDLAVGWCLLLGLFTPVAALAAAGFLGSVFLSQYPPGTGPTSSNYQLIECMACLVLAGTGAGRFAGLDFFIHLLIRRNVAKRPADT; from the coding sequence ATGCTCGTCCTTCTGCGACTTTCCATCGGCTGGCATTTTCACAGCGAAGGGAGTGAAAAGTATCGTCAAGGCGATTGGGACGCGGCACCATTTTTCGCCAACGCCAAGGGGCCGTTGGCGGATGAATTTCGCAAAACGGTCTGGGATTACGACGGTACGGTTCGACGTGATCCCGAATTCACGCGTTGGTGGTTGGAGATGTACCGTGATCGCGCCGCGGATTACTACACCTTTGGTGATAAAGAACGGGCGATCGCCAACGAAGCGCTTGAAGCGCTGCTGAAAAACCACCAGGCGGTGTTGGACGAATACGCCGACGATCTGGAGGAGTACGATCTGGGGCGGGCGCGGATTGAAGCGTTAAAAACGCAGGACGATCGCGTCGGTGTGGAGAGTCTGGCCGGCCAAATCGAAACCGTCCAGAAGGAGAACGACGCGAAACTGAAGCCCGCCCTCGCGGCGCTGGACGAGTTATGGGCGGGGTATGAGGGCACGATCAATTCACTGGCCGCCCCCAACCAACGCCAACTCTCTCCGCCGCTGGAACTGGTCAAGCCGCGGACCGCGATGGTCGATACCAGTGTGATCAATCGATTCGTGCCGTACTTCGACTTGGCCGTCGGTTGGTGTTTGTTGTTGGGGCTGTTCACCCCCGTTGCGGCGTTAGCTGCGGCCGGTTTTCTCGGTTCAGTATTTTTGAGCCAGTACCCGCCAGGAACCGGACCGACGAGTAGCAATTACCAACTGATCGAATGCATGGCCTGTTTGGTTCTGGCGGGAACGGGAGCAGGACGCTTCGCAGGGTTGGACTTTTTCATCCACCTGTTGATTCGGCGGAACGTCGCAAAGCGGCCCGCCGACACCTAG